A window of Seriola aureovittata isolate HTS-2021-v1 ecotype China chromosome 17, ASM2101889v1, whole genome shotgun sequence genomic DNA:
TCCACTAAGCTTCATGGAAATAAGACTAAATAAAATAACCTACTAGTTTAGCACTGCACTTCTACACTGTCAGATTCAGACTTCGTTTACTCAACGCATTCTTCCcccttgtcaaaacctggtgcctacattacccacaatgcaacgtGACCATCGGCAGTTTGGTTGGAGATTGGGGTGTGTTATGACAGTTAAGCAGCTAAGCAAcaagcctcaagcagagatgagaggTGGGCTTCAGAGGTCTGGTAAACTCTTTTCTTTACAACTGCACACCCACAGTTTTCTGCTCCAACTGATGTTGTTTATCAGACTTtgcacagctccctctggagccactaAAGGCTTTAACACTTTCCACATAAGCAGTAGTTCTCCCAAACACCTGTGGACAGATTCTCGTGTATAAAACTGGTGGAATTCATGGGCGTTATATTAGAAAAGTGTAGATTTTGGGGcttgattttatattttgcacATTCACAAATTCAGACGTTTGTGGGAGTTACcaatattttcttctctctgatgtGTTCATAATTAAGtgtttgtgagtctgtgagtAGCtgggaccacacacacattaaaaacactgcctctgcttgtgtgtgcgtgtgtgtgtgtgtgtgtgtgctctacCAATGCCGTGCTTCTCCATCAGCGAAATGAGGTCGGCTTCGGTGAGCAGCTGCGGAGGACTCGTCTGTCCGTCCACCATCTCAATAGCAGAGGGCTGGAACTGGGAGCCCTGCTCGTACACTGGAATCACCTACAACAGGTAAAGCGGACGTACGTAAGAtatatcacacacaaacaccaagaGCCAGGAATCAGCTGGAACCCCACAACAACACACTACTGTAAcatccaccccccaccctaCCTTGGCGCTCCACCTGTCGTACGGGTAAACATCCAGGTAGTTCCTTTCAATGATCATGAGTCCCGAGGTGGAGAACATCTCCTGGGCTATGTCTATATCCACCACCGTCTCGTGCCCTAAAGCATCCTGGGATACACAAGCCAGGAAGTGCCGGACAATGAACTCATACACACGGCCTTCGTTGCCCTGGACGGAGACGAAACAGAGAATCGTTACGTCAGAGTCAGTGTTTgttcccgtgtgtgtgtgtttgtttgtgtgtgtgtgtgtgtgtgtgtgtgtgtgtgtgtgtgtgtgtgtgtgtgtgtatacactaCATTGGTGACTTTATCTTTGTAACCTTTGCAGCAGACGAGACCTTGAGTCAATTGTTCCAATCATACTGTTGAAAAACAATACAAGGACTAGTTGGGCACAGAAACCGCCTACTAATGAACAGCAGCGggtataatttattaattatgaatCAAGATGGAATCAGGATCATCGCCtcatggtcgtatccctccgccactcggactagtttcaggttacatccctgtttatccagagtcagatcaaatattaaccatttgtgtcaaatttgcccataattgctgtgtgaagtcttgagtaatggctaaaaaaatgttttgaggtcactgtgacctctgacccccaatatctaatcagttcgtccttgagtccaagagAACATTAGTGCCAcatgaagaagttccttcaaggcgttacggAGATACTGCGTTCACAAGAccaccttgaccttgacctttgacctttagccaccaaattttaatcagttcatcctcgagtcctagtgaatgtttgtgcaaaatttgaagaagttccttcaaggcgttactgagatatcgtgtccaccaGACtgggacggacaacctgaaaacaacatggctgctgctctgactgtcgacggcacagagacataaaaaacaaaacaagtgaatgAATTATGCACAAACTGAGCTCTGCTTTCTGTGAACGCACCTGCAGAGTATTGGTGTACTTGGTGGGGTGTATGGGGGGATGGGCTTGGTCAGATTTCTTGCCCTGCCGTGGGTTGGGACCCCCGGGCTGCTCGAGCACCCGCTGGGCGAACGTCCCCCAGACCGGACTTTGAGTCTGCTGCTCCACCAGGGGGCCGAGAGGCAGGTTTGTGGGGAAAATGTTGGTTTCTGTGCGGGGGTAGCTTATAAACCTGAGAAAGGGGGGGGACACACGACACACAGTCACAAGTAATCTTTGCACAAAGAAACTAAGGTGGAACACTCTGGAAATATGACATCACTGGTAAACTCCTCTATGAAACGCCTGAACTGCCAGATGGCGCCTTCTCGTGTGCAAAAATAGGACCGGCTTTGAGGTGGTTTAACAACCtgctaaacaaaaaaaaatacattcgACCGTTTCACTGACAACCACAAAGCGTCTAAATAAAAGTGGCTTCGGGCCTGAAACAAGTTCAAACGAAAGATAGGACATTTAGCATATGGTCGGACCCAGACAACACGTTGCTGTTTGGACGCCAGTAAGTGCGTACATTACCCAAAATGCTGCTTGCTCcaaaactcacacactcacccttGGGTGTAGAGTTTTTCTGCAATTTTCATTGTCTCTTTGGCGCTTATTCTCAGCTTCCGAGATGCCAGTTTCTCCATTTCCTGTTGGTCAGATAAAGGTAGAGGACTGCTcatgaggggggggggctgttttCTGTCATGCTAGAAAACAGCTACATGCACTTTATACCATAAACACGTGTGTTTTAATACgcagcatatgtgtgtgtgtggctgtttgaCTTCATGTTCTTACCACAGTGTCCAAAGGCAGCGGTCTCCACTTGCTCTTGGGTTTGCTGGTTACTGAGGTGACTGTTGCTATGGGATCCTAGAAATGAGTAAACGTTATTCTTGTgtgtagttcttttttttttttttttttaaacatgtggCTTTTAGCCCATTTTATTCAGGCAGGTTGgaaacacatttgaatttaaatttgctGCTGAGTCCTCGTGAGGTaacagctgcaggtggaggagaggttACACGTGTggatgcaacacacacacacacacacacacacacacacacacacacacacacagttgctaTGAGTCCACACATCTTTTCTAGGTGCACAGCATCAACAATCAGTGTTTTTCCATCGATATTAAATCAGTAAATGAACTGTGCGATCAGGATAACCACATCAATATGTTGTCGAGATGAACGCCCTCCCCTCTCTCGCTTCGCTGGTGCTGTGTTACAGTATGAAGACATTTTGTACTCGTTATGCAAGAGCAAAAGTTAgaccaagttttttttctttaagatttcttttttttttgccattttacctttatttcaTTACAAATAAAGGAAACACAGGGATGTTGCAGTGGTTTAATCTTTTAACCACGAGGTCAGTGGACACCCTCGGCTTCCAGGACAGGGGGGCAGGAACAATAGTTAAACATTTTCAACTAATCTAATTAAAGCAGTGAAAGAACGGTACAGTAGCTCCCTGCAGTCCTTTGTTTCCTGATGATGGACCTTTCACTTCATATAGATCAACATCGGTGCAAACAGACCTTAATCCATCAAGTGCAGGATTTCACTGGTAACAGGAGATGTTAAATTAACACATGTGGGCACGTGGATGACACAATTCACATTCCTGCTAACGGTTTCACACTGTTCCACTCATCTAGAAGAAGAATTCTGCCAGAAAAGAAACCTGAATGCAAATAATGtaggttttaaaatgtttaagaaagaaaaaagaaaaggcacatggcacctttaaagctccataaaCTGATATTTTGGTTTTGGGGCGACAGAGCTCAGCAGACTAAAGAGGAACTGCAGACCTGGATGATGATCTCTGTGGGTGTCTCTCTCAAAAACACCCCTTTCATATTATACTGGTAATATAAAAGACGTTCattactgcagctttactgTAGAATTTagtgacaaaaacataaataaaccaAGATGCATGTAATACAATAATATTGATGTGTCTCATCATCATTAGAGCTTTTTTCTCAGTTAGTTATTAgtgaaaaaaggagagaagtaAATAACTGaaccaaaaaacataaataactgAGTACAAGGAcaaacagtgtctgtgtttgtctgatcTTGAAAGTCACATCTTGCTCCGTGGGAAACATGATAATTACACGCTCGTTAGCTGTGAGCATCTTGGCAAACACTTAGTGTTAATGTTTTTCTATAACAGTCACGGGTTCAGACGACATCTCTATCCTGCCACCGGCAACTGAGACCAAACGGAGCAACTAAATGTACCGACAAGAAACAACCTCAAAATATAATGATCATTATAAATCATCGTATCACCATCGTAAATACAGAAGGTGATAAAGAGTTATCATCAGGCGTCATTACAGTCTGATAACAACTGTTGTACATACAATATAATGataactgagtgtgtgtgtatactctGTATCTGACCTGACTAGTCTGTTTTAATGGTTTACTTTACTGTATACGGTTAGGATCATACATTTTATTCTAAAAtaattttctaatgtttttagCTTTTGACTCTAGACAGTAAGGGCTTTCCTCTCGTGTGTAAACAGCTCAACAATGTTTAAACTTTCCACTGAAGCGTTACATGGACAGCACTCGTGAGATCACTGAAAGAACCTCAGACGCGTCACGTTAAATGTTATAAAGAAAGAGCCGACATCAGCCGACCTATAAAGCTCATACAGcacagaaaaggaaacatttcATGAGAGCATGTGacaatgcaaacaaacaggCACATACCTCCATGCAGATCTGGTAGAGCACCAGGCAAGCTGTGTGGTTGAAGAGACGGTTTCTTTTCCAGCCGAACTCGACAGTGTCCTCCTCGACCTCGTGGAGCACTGACGCAAAGAAACAGCAGGCTATCGTTTTAAAACCTGAATACTCGCGTCTGCattggatttgtgtgtgtgtgtgtgtgtgtgtgcatggatgaATTTACACCTTTGATCTTGTAGAAAGTCTCAGGTATGAAAGCCTGGATGGCTTTGAAGCGCTCCACAACGAAGCCCAGAGTGGGAAACTGACAGCTGCCGTATGAGATCAGCTGATTGGCCAGAGACTCTGGAAAGATCTTCTGCAGGCGAAGCGTCTGGAACCGAGTGAAGGATGCACCTGCAGCAGACGAGCACAGGAGAGAGGCCACTTACATATTAAGAACCAAAAGATATACAGTGTTGTATCGTGGGTAAAGTGACATTTAACCAAGGTTTTGCCCTATTAACCATTATCTCTTGAGCCATCATATAATCCTGTGTTGCCTTGTATTATTCAGTACAGTGTTAGAGTGCTACCTCACCTATCCGCAGGTCCAGCTCCTGACGGACATCCACAGCATCACTGACGTTGGCATCCGGCTCCATTAGAGTCTCACAAGCTCTCCGGATGGAGTTGGGGGTTATCTCAGAAAACTTTGCCCGAAAGACCTGTATGTTGGGCttaactaaaaacacacacacacacacagttagcagGAGTTATTTATGTACCTGCTAATCTCTGAGATgcagacacaacaaaaaacaacacacacacattattaacaTCGTACCTGCTTTGCAGACATTAATAACTTCAAAGCCaatgttttctccctctctgtcacaaTCAGTCCAGATGACTAAGGCCTGGCACTGCCTCGCCTCTTTCTCTAGCGTCCgctacagagacagagagagacggagaaaggGAAGAAATGTGGAGAATTAAGGAGTCAGGAAAACCTTTCAATTCTCATTATTCTGTCtgggagagaaatgaaaaggcaatgaataaaaataaagattgtGTCTTGGTCAATTGTTAAAAGTTACCACTACTAATAACATTCAAACATCATAATCAAccacacaaagagagacagatccCACAGGTTTGTTTAAATAGAAAGTAAGGATTTCTGGGATGACAGTAAATGAGCATACCTTGATTTGTACCATGTTATCTGGACAATACTTCTCTACCTCAGCATCAAATAACAGCACGGGATTACAACTGAGCCTTTAGAGAGAAAATATACAATCACTTGTTATAATTCTGTGTGACgctgaaaaacacaataacataaaagaaaCCTAATTTAAATTACCATTTCTGGAACGGCGCTTTAAACTCCAGACCCAGTAAATGGCCTGATACTGAAGTCATTGTTACCGTcacattctgcagcaggacggagacaaaaccaaacaaacagcataaacacacaaaagaacagACGTACAGGTCCATATGTGCATATCTAATTATTTCACTGTATTTGCTTACCTGACCAAAGAGATGATATTCACACTCATAGATTTTATTAAACTTTGACATCCCTTCCCtctgaaatggaaaagaaaacaatcagtaCTTGAGCAACCAAATAAACCGGAGGAACAGGGGGTAATACACAATCATTGATTCAGAGTTTTTGTTATAATTATATCTATATAATCATTGGTCTGAGGATAGGTGTTGTATGATGAAAATACAAATCTGTCTACTGTCAGAGATCTTGACGTAGTGTTTATACTATGGAAGCTGTTCGACTAACAGCTCTGGTTGTTGATCAGGACTGTTTTAAGGCAATACTGAATTTTATATGATTTCTGAATTAATGTGATGAAACAGAGTTTTAGCCCACAacttataattattttcatttttgattaatctgTTGGTTATGTTGACTGATTAGTGTATAAGATAATGGAGAGACATGTTCATATTCGttttctcatttacaaaaacagtaaaacaaaaaagcatttgagaaagtggaaacagcaactatttggcatttttagcCCATTTATTTTGTGTCCATCGACTAATCGTTTCACCATCACACTGATTAATAATTGTGTTGGAGGTGTTTGTACTGCTGGTGAAGAGATGTGACTGACCCTCCTGGCCCTGCCGTTGGACATGATCTCTAAGATCCCTTTGGCTGCATCGTTTTTCTCAGCTACGCAGAGAACCCGCCTGATCTGAGCCCGGCTCCGGATCATGTCTGCCGGCTGCGGTGGCGTGTCTGGACACCGGGCACTCTGCGccgtacacacacacctccgcTGGACCCCCCCGAGCCGCTGTACTCCCGGTCGAAGCAAGGATCTCCCGAGAAGGCGCACTAGTATCATGCCTGGCCGCTCTCACATGAAGCAGCCGGTCCTCCGGGCAGCCCCACTGttgctgttagcatgctagcatgctagctgAGCCAGCCGACTAAAGCCATGTTGTCCGTTCCCACAAAACGTTTAACAGGAGCTAAAAAACTACCCAGCGGCAGCTTATCTCCACTCcggataaaaaaataattggatAAAATGTACGTTATCCCGCGGAAAAACACTTATTAAAAACTTTGTAAGTAGCAGCGTCGACCTCTACAATGCTATCGCTAACTATTTACAAATGCCGCGCTCGTCTGTCAAATATTGCCGTATTCAAGGTCGTAATACTGTCGTAAAATCCTGGACCCACCAAAAGACGTTtataaaaattgtaaataaGTGGGTTCAAATTTAATATTGCCTAAATGTGAAGCACATGTAGTAttattaatcatgttttttttcacaatggtaataataatgtaaataataaaattatgtCATATGAGAAATGAGAAATCCACCCTAAATCAGAAAATTTTCATATTGCCATGTCAGTATCTGAGGACCACTGAGGACATGGGGGtcatttaaactttaatctAAACTTTAAATTTGACTACTACTAAAACTACTAGGCTACTATAATTCAGTATTACTCCACCAAAACTGTATTTCTGGCAGCATGTAGAGAGAACTGCATGTGCCTTTAtgtcaggaaataaaacatgttatgttttattttatagagCCATAATAATTCCCTAATAGTTTTGTTGGAAGTTTcctgcagagaaataaagcatGCAACCTGCTAAGTACTAAGAAAATATAGGCAAAATAGATGCAATGTTCCGTGACAGGTCTTTTAGCTAGAGATTGTTGACTATACAAACTGTTAAAGTAAATGCAAATGCTCCATtagaatgataataatataatgatacaATTTATTTGTGGATTGCAGATCTTAAAAAATTCCAACATGGTTCctacatgttaaaaaaaacaaaaaccaagaaatgcaacataaaaacaaaacaataaaaccctgaaataaaaaaaaaagcaataacacaataacaataattttaataatagaAAGTAATGAGTGagaatacaaataataaaaaattcatgACTCATTACCTTATTAGTATTTCTGTAATCCTGGCTATTATCctgctgcaaacacagacaaatgttaaactgacaatgaattgcataaatgtgtataaatctttttttaataatcaccATAATCACATCCAATCATCGCAGAAAGAAATATGCGGAAATTCAGTTTTAGGGTGGATTTTCTCCAGATGGGAGGTGGGTAGGTCAACTGACAAGACTACAACCAGCTGGGTAAACATGGCGTCGGTCTCTGGACGTGAAAATTACATGTAGCGCGTCTTGTCTGTTAACGGTGTTTCTGTCGCAGCAGCGTCCCGTGTCTTAGCCGTGAACAGACTAACGTGATGGACACGACGCGCGAAAACAGGCAGGTTAGAGAAGCGCCTCGGTGATGATGCTTTATATTTTATGTCTCTCTGCACAGCATGAAGGGTCTGATGCCTGCCCGGACCCTGTGATTGGCGCAAAATAATTGCTTTTGTtaacagagacactgactgttttctgctgggttttttttttgtctagttTTATTCAATCTGACAAATTGCAACGACTGGCTCCTGCAGGGCCACAGCTGAATTTTGGGCCGAATCTGCTCTGAGACCCTCTTTAAATTGACTAAACcagctgtattattattattatcattattattattattactactatcATTTTTGTGGACCCCTCTCTATCGCTGGACCCCTAGATGTGACAGCTCCTTTAACCTCACTAACAAAAGCTCTGCCTGGACAACGTGAGAGCAAAATGATCAATCTGACTGCACTTGATGTGGCTGCGCTCTGACAGCTGGTTTATGACTGTTAGTGGTGCTGCGCTGTGTCTTGTGTTTCTCATGCCTCTCTCAACAACACCACTATGATAGGCTCACCTGACGTGGTGGCTTTCACTAAAGAGGATGAGTACGGCCAGACAAGTCCGGACCCCTGGGCTCTCCCCGAGGAGTTCTCCATCCCTCTCCATCCTCTGGCCGACTCCAACCCCTGGGCCAAAACCTCCTACGCCAAGTTCACCAAAGACTTCATCCTCATCTCCGAGTTCTCCGAGCAGGTGGGCCCTCAGCCGCTCCTCACCATCCCAGATGACCCCAAAGTCTGTGGCACCTTCGATCTCAACTACTTCTCCCTGCGCATCATGTCGGTGGACTACCAGGCCTCCTTCGTTGGGCACCCGCCTGGCAGCGGCTACCCGAGACTCAGCTTTGTGGAGGACTCGAGGGTGGTGCTGGGCGACTCGAAGGAGGGGGCGTTCGCCTACGTCCATCACCTTACTCTGTATGACCTGGAGGCGAGGGGCTTTGTGCGACCGTTCTGCATGGCGTACGTTTCAGCAGATGAGAGGAAAATCATGCTACAGTTTCAGGAGCTGTCCCTCCGCTTCTCTCAGGCCTCTGAGTGTCTGAAGGCCGGGAACAGGAGAGCCTTCGCCAAGGAACTCCAGAGGAAGCTGCGGGACCTTGAGTAAGACCTTCAGTACAACCTTTAAATTACTATCCCATGTAGGGGTCACATTCAAATCTTGATATTTCAATATAAGTGCTCTCAGCTCCTTTCTTCAATCATAGGTAAATAGGATAAATTGTAACAGCATGGCCGGTTTAATCAGTTCGGGGGCCGaaaaattttattttccttttctcctaCAAAAAATAGGTTTGTAATATCAATGAATTAAATACCAAAATACAAAAGTTTGCACGTTTGCGTGTTAGCATGGGAAcatatgctaattagcacaaaacacaaagtatagCTGAGGTCAGTTATTTGACCATGAACCAAAAATATTGAGGTTTCgacctgatgatgatggtgcaaAGTCAGAGGATCAATAAAGTTATAGAATTCAtcaacatttcactcaaaatcacaaaaagtgatggtggcactagaggaaaagtcaggggtcACCAAAGTCTATGTCTATGAATGTCGTACAACATTtcaattcatccaatagttTCGGTTTGAACCAAAGTATTGAACTGACCAACCAACAGACCTACGAGCTGCTAGAACGGCTAAATAAGTAAAACCCGCCCCCTAATCTACCGTGTGTGACGTCCCAGCTGCAGGTGTTCAGTTTCTTGTGTTGTGGTTTCTCAGGTACTTTTGACGAAAAAGTCCTATTTCATCAAACTGCTTTACCTTTCCTTGTATGAACACATGTGCACGAGTAACGCCtgttttcaccccccccccaggtACACTCACTCCgtgctgcagagggaggagggccTGCAGAGAGAGGCGGGGCCTCAGTGCATGTACTCCGCTCACGCTGTGGAGAAAGCCAATGAGCTTGCTAACGTGGAAAAGAGCATCTACGAACACAGAGACCTGCTGAGGCAGATCAGCTCCTACCATTGCCGCCCGCGCCGGGATCCTCACGCTGTCACCTGCCAGAAGTGCATGACCGAGTGCTTGAGGGAGTGTGAGGCGCTGTTAGACAAATACGCCAAGCTCGCCAATCCCTTCAGTTACACCGACAAAGGGGGGAAAGGGGAGGAAGGTCAGGTGGAAGGAGGTGAaaaggaagtggaggaggacgTCAAACGCAGGCCGTCCTACACACCACAGCTGATCAAAGCCAAGTCTGCCAAGTGTTTCGACAAGCGCCTGAAGACCCTCCAGGAGCTGTGTGACCAGACTTTCTACGGGGCCACCGTGGAGCTCCTGAAGGAGACGGAGAGGAGTTTCCGGGGCGACCTGTGTTACCTTCACACACGCCGCCTTGACAAGACTCTGCGCAGGAGACAGAGAGTTACCAACTTCCTGTTTGAGGAGGATCtcggtgatgatgatgaggatgaaggaggAACACTAAGACCGTTTTGTGCTGTGAACCACGCTGTAGACAACTATACACTCTTAAGTCCACCTCCGATTGTGCTGGGACCAGAACCTCTAAAGCTGGACTCACTGGAGCCTCCAGATCCTTTAGACCCGGCCTCTGAGACCAGCCATACTCAGGAGAGTGAGCTTGGGCTCGGGGAGAGCCACCTGGAGTCCTCCCCCTCAGACCAGACTCTGGAGACCCAGGAGAGCTCAGAGGAGACCAAAGGAAGCTTTAGCAGCGATAAGAGCGGGATGGGTCCAGCACAGAAGCACGAAAGTCTTGCTAGTGTGAGGTCAGAACCTCCCGATCCTGATTCCGACTTGACCCTTGACCCCGACCACAACGCTGAcctggagagggagagcagcagtGAAGAGACCACTGCAGGGGAGGATGAGGGAGACCAGACGCCGGTGTCTCTGCTGGAAGTGGTGTCTGAGCTGGAGGCCAGCAGAGAGGACGACtgtgagagaggaagtgatgggGCTTGTGAGATGGAGTCCGACTTGTTGGTTCCGATGGACACTGCGTGCTGTATGGCTCAAGAGGGTTTCCTGTATGAGGCGTCTCCCCCAGAGGCGGATCTTCATCTGGGCCAAAGCTCCCACCATCAGCCCTCTCATACGCTGGTTGTTAACCAGGAGCCACAGGCCCTCCTTCCACTCCAGGACGACTACACTGTGGGTTCTCCCTGCTCTGAAAGCCCTGCAGCTGGGCTGGAGCTGCCCGTGGGGCTCCTGGGAGATGCAGTTTCCCGTACCTCAGTGGAGGACGGGTCAGACTGCACCATGAGCGCTTCTACAGGGTCCGATCGGGCTGCCTCGCCTCTGGGCTATGGGGGGGTGGTGACCCTGCGTCAGAGGAAGAAGGCCGGACAAGGAGCCCTGAGGTTTGTGCGACAGTACCCCTTTGCCATACAAGCTCTGTGGTGCCTGCTGAGTGGCAGAACCCTGGTGGTTCTCGGGGCAGATGAGGGGAGAGTCCGTCGGTTGGTTGCTGCTCTGGCCCTCTTTGTGCCTGGCCCTGGGAAGTGTGGAGAGAGGGTTCAAGCCTGGCTGTCCTGCCCTTTCACCCTTACTGACCTGCAGAGGTGGAAACTCGTCGGATTGCAAAGGTATGTCCAATTTGCATCTATATATTTTAGGTATTCAACCAACACTCACCACAAAGCTTTCAGGCTCACAGAACATTTGACAGTCTACGTCATCGTCAAGTACGACCACCTTACTCCGTTGTTACTCATCTGGTCTGACTCATTCCCCGATGACTCACATAACTATTCAGCTATTAAACCTCCAGCCTCACGTCTGTGTTGcagttttttacatttagaGACGACGCCTTCACTTCATAACCTTGTGTGCGTTTTGTTTGTTGAGACATTTGGAGGCGCTGAGATAGAAAGGAGGAGCTGTGTAACTAATATCACTGCAGATGAACCGAGCATTGAAATCATTTCAGTATGATTTTCTGAACAGAATCTGAGCCATAAAACAATTACTACATACAGGGTTTTGAACAGTGTCCAATGTGCAGAATCATTAACTCACATGTGTTGGTACAACAGAAATGCGAATATGGCTAAAAGTGCTTAGGGGtgactttaaatgtgtaaaCCCAGTGGTTCTTTATTGggaaaaatattgatttcatAACATGAACATGCATAACTTACAAATGTAATGATGCTGCTGTACAGGGGAAATATTAATCACCTGTATCATGCTGCTAGATGCTAAAACCTGAGATTAGAGTTCAtgataaatggaaataaatgttcttctttttcttcattattacCAAAggtttaaaatattatttaaattcatcatgTTTAGCTTCAGGATTTTATTAGT
This region includes:
- the top3a gene encoding DNA topoisomerase 3-alpha, with amino-acid sequence MILVRLLGRSLLRPGVQRLGGVQRRCVCTAQSARCPDTPPQPADMIRSRAQIRRVLCVAEKNDAAKGILEIMSNGRARRREGMSKFNKIYECEYHLFGQNVTVTMTSVSGHLLGLEFKAPFQKWLSCNPVLLFDAEVEKYCPDNMVQIKRTLEKEARQCQALVIWTDCDREGENIGFEVINVCKAVKPNIQVFRAKFSEITPNSIRRACETLMEPDANVSDAVDVRQELDLRIGASFTRFQTLRLQKIFPESLANQLISYGSCQFPTLGFVVERFKAIQAFIPETFYKIKVLHEVEEDTVEFGWKRNRLFNHTACLVLYQICMEDPIATVTSVTSKPKSKWRPLPLDTVEMEKLASRKLRISAKETMKIAEKLYTQGFISYPRTETNIFPTNLPLGPLVEQQTQSPVWGTFAQRVLEQPGGPNPRQGKKSDQAHPPIHPTKYTNTLQGNEGRVYEFIVRHFLACVSQDALGHETVVDIDIAQEMFSTSGLMIIERNYLDVYPYDRWSAKVIPVYEQGSQFQPSAIEMVDGQTSPPQLLTEADLISLMEKHGIGTDATHAEHIETIKSRMYVGLTADQRFLPGELGMGLVEGYNSMGYEMSKPDLRAELEADLKLVSEGRKDKRSVLLHHIQKYKTVFIESVRKAKKLDEALSPYLGAAQEIPEAEQQDMEIPLPVRKCPNCGRDMVLRKKREGNSKFLSCVGFPACKTAVWFPDTVLEVSRDDSICPTCQPRPVHMLKFKFRRGSVPPMMPLEFVGCIGGCDETLREVLDLKYLRAGGGGGGGGGGGGGGGGGGGGGRGDDPWPPGPRPPRAEPPRAPRSNPRPPLPPVPSWTPQPGPPLGAGGSGADPNGDAIVCNCGQDALLLTVRKDGPNQGRQFYKCNAGNCNFFLWADQPSQQGAPQCLGPPRPPPAPRTSHPPRPSLGFRNTFDGGRGQDGGAGAHEIMCNCNEAAVTRTVQKDGPNKGRMFHTCGKPREQQCSFFQWADENVPPPGGFGGGFGGSGDGGKRARNTIGDAITNKPPAAKKPRTCGICHMPGHTRVTCPQR
- the smcr8a gene encoding guanine nucleotide exchange protein smcr8a, which translates into the protein MIGSPDVVAFTKEDEYGQTSPDPWALPEEFSIPLHPLADSNPWAKTSYAKFTKDFILISEFSEQVGPQPLLTIPDDPKVCGTFDLNYFSLRIMSVDYQASFVGHPPGSGYPRLSFVEDSRVVLGDSKEGAFAYVHHLTLYDLEARGFVRPFCMAYVSADERKIMLQFQELSLRFSQASECLKAGNRRAFAKELQRKLRDLEYTHSVLQREEGLQREAGPQCMYSAHAVEKANELANVEKSIYEHRDLLRQISSYHCRPRRDPHAVTCQKCMTECLRECEALLDKYAKLANPFSYTDKGGKGEEGQVEGGEKEVEEDVKRRPSYTPQLIKAKSAKCFDKRLKTLQELCDQTFYGATVELLKETERSFRGDLCYLHTRRLDKTLRRRQRVTNFLFEEDLGDDDEDEGGTLRPFCAVNHAVDNYTLLSPPPIVLGPEPLKLDSLEPPDPLDPASETSHTQESELGLGESHLESSPSDQTLETQESSEETKGSFSSDKSGMGPAQKHESLASVRSEPPDPDSDLTLDPDHNADLERESSSEETTAGEDEGDQTPVSLLEVVSELEASREDDCERGSDGACEMESDLLVPMDTACCMAQEGFLYEASPPEADLHLGQSSHHQPSHTLVVNQEPQALLPLQDDYTVGSPCSESPAAGLELPVGLLGDAVSRTSVEDGSDCTMSASTGSDRAASPLGYGGVVTLRQRKKAGQGALRFVRQYPFAIQALWCLLSGRTLVVLGADEGRVRRLVAALALFVPGPGKCGERVQAWLSCPFTLTDLQRWKLVGLQRVASPVGSSMLYSLSRYSRYISILDADQKTLRCPPYRGQLLANVADHRTYIRRGSTYFLQVQSTLCRMAAKAFLFTFTHHLHLPVSSAEGPEVVEGRRRCFLQEQLGLGEEDSQILLYLSQLVTQQYLQPATGGSAAAAPCFSFNYTTSVLYKI